A genomic window from Chanodichthys erythropterus isolate Z2021 chromosome 1, ASM2448905v1, whole genome shotgun sequence includes:
- the LOC137023876 gene encoding protocadherin gamma-A12-like has translation MRRKNCHSAWPSCVLLFFAHFLCGAYGQVRYSVPEEMASGSFVGDIVKDLGLELKRLTTGKARIFTVGGREYVELDREKGHIIIKERIDRELLCAGAVSACSLSFEVILENPIELYRVTIEILDVNDNSPAFTRGEIALEISEFSSTGARFTVDSAVDPDVAINSIQSYSIHPTDHFTLKTQSRSGSSKNVELVLQTPLDREKQEHLYLTLTATDGGNPKRSGTVKIHVIVLDINDNAPVFQKNTYRISIPENTAKGSLLTIVNATDADTVSNGQIGYYFEHTTPKIRELFSVDPSSGEIRLIGELDFEESAIHEFKIQAKDQGGLSDSSEVIVEVTDVNDNSPKMTLMSFSNSIPENSPLGTVVAMINIQDSDSDENGKITCFIDRDLPFKIESSLSNYYSIVTDSELDREDTPEYNITITAKDSGSPSLFSKKTLNVKITDVNDHAPHFEQDSYNAYVMENNSPSLSLFSVKAHDADLGANARVSYLISDNDLNGIPISSFVSINSDSGTIYATKSFDYEQLKSFTITVKAQDGGSPPLSSNVSVKIIIQDQNDNAPQVLYPVQSGANVVAEIVPRSADVGYLVTKVVAVDVDSGQNAWLSYKLHKATDRALFEVGLQNGEIRTVRQVTDKDAVKQRLTVVVEDNGQPSRSATVNVNVAVADSFPEVLSEFTDFTHDKEYNDNLTFYLVLALAVVSFLFIVSIIAILSVKCYRWRRERMFYKSGANLPVIPYYPPLYADVGGTGTLQHVYNYEVCGTTDSRKSDMKFLRPSSQSALNVDLSGTRTVPKQNRHTDEPDVTAEVRLLCDL, from the coding sequence ATGAGAAGGAAGAATTGTCATTCTGCATGGCCGTCGTGTGTTCTGCTGTTCTTTGCACACTTTCTCTGTGGCGCGTACGGACAGGTCCGTTACTCCGTGCCAGAGGAGATGGCGTCCGGTTCATTCGTCGGAGACATAGTTAAAGACCTAGGTCTTGAGCTTAAAAGGCTGACAACGGGGAAAGCGCGGATCTTTACAGTAGGTGGCCGGGAATATGTTGAGCTGGACCGGGAGAAAGGGCACATCATTATTAAGGAGAGAATCGACCGAGAGCTTTTGTGCGCTGGTGCTGTATCCGCGTGCAGTCTGAGCTTTGAAGTCATCTTAGAAAATCCTATCGAGCTCTATCGCGTCACCATAGAAATACTGGATGTTAATGACAACAGTCCTGCATTCACAAGAGGTGAAATTGCATTAGAAATCAGTGAGTTTTCTTCAACCGGAGCGCGTTTTACTGTGGATAGCGCAGTTGATCCTGATGTCGCCATTAACAGTATTCAGAGTTATTCAATTCATCCTACTGATCATTTTACACTAAAGACTCAAAGTCGATCCGGCAGCAGTAAAAACGTCGAGCTTGTTTTGCAAACGCCTTTAGACAGAGAGAAACAAGAACATTTATATTTGACTTTAACTGCTACAGATGGAGGCAACCCCAAACGCTCCGGCACGGTAAAAATACACGTTATTGTTTTAGACATAAATGACAATGCTCCGGTTTTCCAAAAGAACACATACAGAATATCTATCCCAGAAAACACCGCAAAAGGATCGCTGCTGACTATTGTTAATGCGACTGATGCGGATACCGTCTCAAATGGACAAATTGGGTATTATTTCGAACACACCACACCCAAAATTCGTGAGCTGTTTTCTGTCGATCCATCCAGTGGTGAAATAAGATTGATTGGTGAGCTTGATTTCGAAGAGTCTGCAATACACGAGTTTAAAATTCAAGCTAAAGATCAGGGGGGGTTGTCAGATTCTTCTGAGGTGATTGTGGAAGTGACAGACGTAAATGACAACTCACCAAAAATGACGCTTATGTCTTTCTCTAACAGCATACCTGAAAATTCACCACTTGGAACTGTAGTGGCCATGATAAATATCCAAGACAGCGATTCTGATGAAAACGGAAAGATTACCTGTTTTATTGACAGAGACCTTCCGTTTAAAATCGAATCATCTTTGAGTAATTATTACAGTATTGTCACGGACTCCGAGCTAGATAGAGAAGACACACCTGAGTATAATATCACCATCACAGCCAAAGACAGCGGCAGCCCTTCTTTGTTTAGTAAAAAGACTTTAAACGTAAAGATCACTGATGTAAATGATCATGCTCCGCACTTTGAGCAGGATTCATATAATGCGTATGTGATGGAGAATAATTCTCCCTCTCTGTCTTTGTTCAGTGTTAAAGCGCATGACGCAGATTTGGGAGCAAACGCACGAGTGTCCTACTTAATTTCAGATAATGATTTGAACGGCATACCCATTTCGTCTTTTGTTTCTATCAACTCCGACAGTGGTACGATTTATGCAACAAAATCGTTTGATTATGAACAGTTAAAGTCATTTACAATCACAGTAAAAGCGCAGGACGGAGGCTCTCCTCCTCTCAGCAGCAACGTGAGCGTGAAAATCATCATTCAGGATCAGAATGACAACGCGCCTCAGGTTCTGTATCCGGTCCAGTCAGGCGCAAATGTGGTGGCTGAAATAGTGCCTCGTTCGGCAGATGTGGGTTATCTGGTGACTAAAGTGGTGGCTGTTGATGTGGACTCTGGTCAGAATGCCTGGCTCTCATATAAACTGCACAAAGCCACAGACAGGGCGCTGTTTGAAGTGGGCTTACAGAATGGAGAAATAAGAACTGTTCGTCAAGTCACAGATAAAGATGCTGTCAAACAAAGACTCACTGTTGTAGTGGAGGACAACGGGCAGCCCTCTCGATCAGCTACAGTCAATGTTAACGTGGCGGTGGCGGACAGCTTCCCTGAAGTGCTCTCGGAGTTCACTGACTTTACGCACGACAAGGAATACAACGACAACCTGACTTTCTATCTGGTCTTGGCCTTGGCTGTGGTTTCATTTCTCTTTATCGTGTCTATCATTGCCATACTGTCAGTCAAATGCTACAGATGGAGACGCGAGCGCATGTTTTATAAATCTGGAGCGAATCTTCCGGTTATTCCGTATTATCCGCCTCTTTACGCAGACGTAGGCGGCACAGGAACTTTACAGCACGTGTACAATTATGAGGTGTGTGGCACTACTGACTCCAGAAAGAGTGATATGAAGTTTTTGCGGCCCTCTAGTCAAAGTGCTTTAAACGTTGACTTAAGTGGCACAAGGACTGTACCAAAGCAAAACAGGCATACAGATGAACCAGATGTTACTGCAGAGGTGAGATTACTTTGTGACCTGTAA